ACCCTGCGGGAGATCACAAAGCTGATCGGCTGGACCCCCAAGGTGGTGAGGACCCCCCCGGTCCGATCCAGCACCATCGCCAACACCAAAGAGTACCTCCGGTCCGTCCAGTCCGAGCGGAAGGAGATCCTCAAGACGATCGGCCGGAGGATCCACCGGGACGTCGCCTCGAAGGACCAGTGGGTGAGGATAACCACCCTGGGCGGGTGCCGGGAGGTCGGCAGGAGCTGCATGCTCCTCTCGACCCCCGAGTCGAAGATCATCGTCGACTGCGGCGTCAACGTCGGCTCCGACGACAGCGCGACCCCTTACCTCTACGTCCCCGAGGCCTACCCCTTAAACCAGATCGACGCCGTCGTCCTCACCCACGCCCACCTGGACCATGCCGGCCTCGTCCCGATGCTCTACAAGTACGGGTACGAGGGGCCGATCTACTGCACCCCCCCCACCCGGGACCTCTTCGTCCTCCTCCAGCTCGACTACATCGACATCGCCGGGCGGGAGGGGAAGAGGATGCCCTACGAGTCGGCGATGATCCGGGAGGCGCTGAAGCACACCATCACCCTGAACTACGGCGACGTCACCGACATCGCCCCCGATACGAAGCTGACGATGCACAACGCCGGCCACATCCTCGGCTCTTCCATCTGCCACTTCCACGTGGGGGACGGCCTCTACAACGTAGCCTTCACCGGGGACTTCAAGTTCGAGAAGACGAGGCTCTTCGACCCCGCCGTCCACACCTTCCCGAGGCTGGAGACCCTGGTGATGGAGGCGACGTATGGCGGGTCGAACAGCACCCAGCCCTCCCGAAAGGAGGCAGAGGGGCGGCTCCTGAAGGTCGTCCGGGATACCATAAAGCGGGGCGGAAAGGTGATCATCCCCGCCTTCGCCGTCGGCAGAAGCCAGGAGGTGATGATCGCCCTGGAGGAGGCGATCCGGAAGAAGTCCCTGGAGGAGATCAGCGTCTACCTCGACGGGATGATCTACGAGGCGACAGCGATCCACACCACCTACCCCGAGTACCTGAACAACGAGCTCCGGGACCTGATCTTCCACAAGGGTATCAACCCCTTCCTATCGGAGTGCTTCGTCCAGGTGGAGACCTCAAGCCAGAGATCGAAGATCGTGGATGGGGACCCCTGCGTCGTCCTGGCGACGAGCGGGATGATGAACGGCGGCCCGATCCTGGAGTACCTGAAGGCCCTCGGCCCCGACGAGCGGAACACCCTGGTGATCGTCGGCTACCAGGCGGAGGGGACCCTCGGCCGCCGGATCCAGAAGGGGTGGAACGAGATCCCCCTCTCCGCCGAGGGGAAGACCCAGACGGTCAAGATCAACCTGGAGGTGGTCACCGTCGACGGATTCTCCGGCCACTCGGACCGAAACCAGCTGATGGACTACGTCCGGAGGGTCTACCCCAAGCCCTCCAGGGTGATCACAAACCACGGCGATGAGAGCAACTGCCTCGACCTCGCGAGCTCCATCTACAAGAAGCACAGGATCCCGACGATGGCGCCGATGAACCTGGAGACGGTGAGGCTCGTCTGATCCGGCCTCGAAGGGGGACGGACCGTCCCCTCCGCCCTTTTTTGCCGAATCCAGCATTTTGGGCGGGGGTTATCAATAAGATTTATCAAATTTGAGCGCCAATGGAGGCGCGAGGTTTTGTGCGATGGGAAAGAGAACTCGGATCATCAATGATCCCTCAGATCTGGTTCCTCTGCTCCTGGCTTTCGGTTCAGAAGTTCACAAACGGGTCTTCGAAGAGCTCTGCGAGGAATGGAGGACGGAGGTGGAACTCGCCGAGATCATGAGCGACGAAAGGGGGGTTCACAGGAGCCTGGAGCTTCTGAAGAAGAGCGGCCTTGTGGAGACGAAGTGGAAGATGCCGAAGCCCGGCGAGAGCCCAGAGAAGGAGTACCATTCGAGCTACTCTCGGGTCCAGGCCAACTTCGTATGCCCCCTGGAGGATCTGAGCGAGCTGATCTATCTCACCTCGATGTCAGATGATGAGCTCCGGGAGAAGACCGAGAGGATCCAGCGACTCGTCGCCAACGGCAACACCTCCCTAACCAACCTCTCTCGAGAGCTGAATCTCAGCCAGGCCTTCATAAGAGGGGCTGCCAAAAGGGCGGAGGGGCTGGCCGTCAGGGGTCAGAGGATCGAGCTCTCCAAGGAAGAGGGTTGAAGAATGGTAGACGTTCTACAGAGCAAGAGGGACAGCTCGCGGTTTCAGATCCTGGTGGAGATCGCCGCAAACCAGCCGAACGTCCGGCAGAAGGAGGTGGCGGAGAGGCTCGGGGTCACCCCCCAGGCGATCTCCGAGTACATCAAGGACCTGGTAGCCGACGGCCTCGTGATATCCGACGGGAGGATGAGGTACCGGATCACGAAGGAGGGGGTGGAGATGCTCCTGGAGAGCGCCGCCGAGCTGAAGCGGTATGCTAGGTACGTCATGGAGGAGATCATCAGCCACGTCTCGGTCTGGGGGGCGATCGCCGACGTCGACCTCGCGGAGGGGGAGACCGTCTCCCTGGAGATGAGGGGCGGCCTCCTCTACGCCGGCCGGAAGGAGGGGGTGGAGGCGAGCGGGGTCACCATCGCCGAGGCCCGGGCCGGGGAGGACGTGGGGGTCTCAAACCTCAGGGGGCTGATCAGCCTCAAAGAGGGGAAGGTCACCGTCTGCAAGGTCCCCCGGGTCCAGATGGGCGGCTCCCGGAACGTCGACCTCGAGGCCCTCGCCAGGATCGCCCGGGACGGAGAGATGGTGGGTGCCCTGGGGATAGAGTCCCTCGTCGCCCTCAGGAAGGTCGGGCGGGAGCCGGACGTCTTCTTCGGGGCGAAGGAGTCGGCGGTGGAGTCGGCCTTCCACGGGGTATCCTCGGTGATCGTCTGCGTCGACGAGCAGGTTCCAAACCTCATGGGGAGGCTCGAGGGCGAGGGGCTGAAGTACGAGCTCGTCGACCTCACCGTGGGCTGATCGGGTCGAGATGCCGATCGCCGTTCTGGCCAGGGCCGAGAAGGGCCGGGTCCTCATCCTCCCCCTCCGGGGAGGGGTGACCCTCTTCGAGGGGCATCTCCGCCTCCAGGATACGCCGAAGGGCCCCCGCCCCAAGAAGTTCCTCATAAACAAGGACGGGGACGAGAGGTACCTCCAGCCCGACGACCTGGTGAGGCTCCTCCGGAAGGCGGGGGCGATCTACGTCGCCCGGGGGGACCCCTCCCTGGAGGCGAAGTTCCTCGAGTTTCTCGACGGCTATCAGATCCCCCACCGGAAGGTCTCGATCTGCCACCACTGCCTCTCGGAGAAGAGGAGCTTCACCCCCCTGGACGGAAAGGCCGTCCGGCACAAGGGCGGCCTGATCTGCGAGCGGTGCGCCCTGGAGGAGCTCCAGAGGGAGGCGGATTTCCGGCACCTCGGCCGGGCGGCGAAGGTCCACATGGCGAGGCTCCTCCTCAGGAGGAGGGACCTCGACGAGGTCCTCGGCCTCCTGGCCCTCGATAGGCTCGAGGCCGATCTTACTAAGTTCGACGAGATCCCGGCCGAGAGGGAGGAGAACCCGATGGCCGTCGAGGCCCTCGACCTCCCTCCCGAGCTGAAGAGCTTTCTTTTGGGGAGGACGAAGTCCCTCCTCCCGGTTCAGGCGAAGGCGATCCGGATGGGGCTTTTGGAGGGGAAAAACCTCCTGGTAGTCTCCGCCACCGCCACCGGGAAGAGCCTCGTGGGGGAGATGGCGGGGATAAAAAACTTCCTGGAAGGGAGGGGGAAGCTCCTCTTCCTCGTCCCCCTCGTCGCCCTCGCAAACCAGAAGTACGACCAGCTATCCCTCTACCGGGACCTGGGGGCGAGGGCCGCCATCCGGGTCGGGGTCTCCAGGATAAAGCTCGGCAAGGCGAAGAGGATGAACCAGGACCTCAACTCGGAGATCATCGTCGGGACCTACGAGGGGATCGACCAGCTCCTCCGGACCGGCAGGGGCCTGGGGAGGGTGGGGACCGTCGTCATCGACGAGGTCCACATGCTGGAGGAGAAGGAACGTGGCCACCGCCTCTCGGGGCTGATCGCAAGGCTCCGGTTCTCTTACCCCGCCGCCCAGTTCATCTACCTCTCGGCGACCGTCGGAAACCCCGCCGCCCTGGCCGCCCAGCTCGGCTCCGACCTCGTAGACTACCAGGTGAGGCCGGTGGCCCTCGAGCGCCACCTGATCTTCGCAGAGTTCCGGGAGAAGAGGGGGCTGTTGAGGAGGCTGGTCCGGGAGGCGGCCTCCAAGACCTCCTCCACGGGGTACCGGGGCCAGACGATAATCTTCACCAACTCGCGGAAGAACTGCAACAGCCTGGCGTTGGCGATACCCAACTCCGCCGCCTACCACGCCGGGATGCAGTACGACCAGCGGAGGAAGGTGGAGGCCCTCTTCGCCGAAGGGAAGGTCGACGCCGTGGTGACGACGGCGGCCCTGGCCGCCGGGGTCGACTTTCCCGCCTCCCAGGTGATCTTCGACTCCCTGGCCATGGGGATCGAGTGGCTCAGTGTCCACGAGTTCAACCAGATGCTGGGAAGGGCCGGAAGGCCCGGCTACCACGACCGGGGGATCGTCTACCTCCTCCCCGAGCCGGGCAAGAAGTACCAGGGGGGGAAGGGCGAGGCGGAGGACGAGGTGGCCCTCCGCCTCCTCCGGGGGGCGATGGAGGACGTCCTCCCCGAGTACGGGGAGGAGGAGCAGCTGGAGGAGGTCCTGGCCAACGCCGGGGTGGCGAAGAGCCGGGAGGAGCTGGTCCGGCTCCACCGGCTGACGATCGGCCTCGACGACCTGGGGTCGAGCCTCGCCGCCCTGGAGGAGGCGGACCTCCTCCGGGGGATCTCCCCCACCCGGATCGGGAGGGCTGCCTCCGCCCACTTCCTCACCCCAGAGGAGGTGGTGGTCATAAGGAAGGGGCTCGCCGAAGGGAAGGGGGCCCTGGATATAGCCGTCGACCTGGAGAGGTTCGATGACCTCTACCTCAAGGCCGCCGAGAGGATCTCGGCGACCCTGAGGATGCAGGTCTCCTCGAGGGCGCTCCACGGCTCGGTGATGGACCTCCTCAGCAGCGAAGACCTCACCAAGCTCGACCCGAAGCTGAGGGAGGAGCTCTTGAGCTTCGCCAAAGATTTCACCCGCTGCGGCTGCCGGGACTCCCCCTACTGCGGCTGCCCCGAGAGGGGGGCGTCCCTCAAGATCCTGGAGCTCCGGGCCGAGGGGATGAGCCCGAGCCGGATCATCCAGGAGTTCACCGACTCTTACGGGATCTACGCCTACACCGGCGACCTGATAAACTATCTGGATGCGATCGTCCGCCGGCTGGAGGCGATCGAGGAGATGGCCCGGGTCCTGGGGAAGAAGGAGACGGCGGCGGAGGCGAGGCGCCTCCGGGTGAGGGTCGAGGGGTGAGAGGAAGATCTCATCCCCGGCGCCGATGGCGCCCATCGCCGCGACCGGCTCTGAGGGGGCGATTATTTTATAAAGTTAACAATATATTATAGTATTACATAATGAATTAATATGTTCTGATGAGCCATATAAAGTAAAGTAAATAATCAAAAAAACAGAAAAGTATAACTAATACCTGCGCCCATCTTGTTTTGATAGATCTGGAGGATCCTCAGAGATCTTCAAGATCTTATCGGAACAAAATGGAGCTGACTGAGTAGAAATAATGGAGATTCATTATAGCATGAGAAGGGCGTATCTCCATCTCTATTCTGATATCGGCCATCCCGAAGATAGAAGAAGGAGTTGAAATAAGATGTCTTTAGAGGAGTTGAAGACGATAAGGGAGGAGATCAGCAAAAAGCTGTATCCGTGGTCAGCAGGAAAGACGTCCATCAGCGAGCTTTCTGACGACAAGAGGAAGGCGTACCTCGGCCTCGCGACGGACGAGAAAGATATGGCGATGATGGCCACGGCCCGGGTCGAGGAAGATGCCCTGATGGCTAGCGAAGGCCTCCGGTTCGCCTATCTCACCAGCTGGAACTGGAGGAACGTCGGCGGGGTCGACTGGACGACCCCGGTGAAGGATCAGAAGGGGTGCGGCTCGTGCGTCTCCTTCGCCACGTCCGCCGTCGTCGAGGCGAACCTGGAGATATTCAGGCGTAACCCTTACCTGAACCCGAACCTATCGGAGGCGGACCTCTTCTTCTGCGGCTGCGGCAAATGCTGCGCCAGCGGCTGGAACTTCCCTCCGGCCCTCGACTACGCCAAGAGCAAGGGGATCCCCGACGACGCCTGCTACCCCTACACCGATAAGGACCAGCCCTGCAAGCCCTGCGCCGACAGGGCGAAGAGGATCATAAAGATCCAGGGATGGAGATCCTTGAGCACCGCGTCCCAGGCGAAGGAGTGGATATGCAGACACGGCCCGGTGATCACGGGGATGGCGGTCTACACCGACTTCTTCAGCTACAGGGGCGGAGTATACAGACACGCCAGCGGCCGCCTGGAAGGGTATCACGCCATAGCCGTCGTCGGCTACAGCGAGACCGAGCAGTGCTGGATATGCAAGAACAGCTGGGGAACCGGCTGGGGAGAGGGGGGCTGGTTCAGGATAAGGTACGGTGAATGCGGGATCGGCAGCACCTTCCCCTTCTACACCGTCGAGTTTCCGGCCCTCAACGACGACGTGATCATGCCGAAGACCGGGAAGGTGGTGGCCAAGCTCAAGAGCAAATCCGCTGCCTTTGAGAACGAGTTCAGGCTCTACTCTCCGACGAACAAGCTGATATTCAAGGCGGCCGACTCTCAGGTGGGCAAGACCTTCGACGTGGGCACCTTCAGCGCAGGCCAGAAGCTGATCTTCGCCCTCAAGACCCCTGACGGGAACACCTACTACACCACCCACGCCTGGAACAAGGACGCCTGCGACCACGTCATCAAGGTGCAGACCGGCAACTACAAGTGGGAGCTGAGGTGGGAGGACCTCTACGGCCTCGGAGACCAGGACTACAACGACGTCGTGGCAGAGATCGAGATCAAGTGAGGAACGAGGGGGGGGGCTTATATCCCTCCCTTCAACATTTATTGGATTGTGGCAGGAGGGAGGCGCTGATGAACCATGCCGAGGTGAAGGTTAAGGTGGCGGAGGAGTTCGAGATATCCCTGGAATCGGTCCCGACCACGGGATACGTCTGGGAGGCGAAGTTCGACGGGGAGATGATGAGGCTGAAGGATAGGAGCTTTCTTGCGAGCCAGCCCGGGGCGATCGGCGGAGGCGGCAACGAGATATTCACCTTCGTCCCCCTCCAGACCGGCGAGACGGAGGTCGCCATGATCCGAAAACGGTCCTGGGAGAGGGAGGCGGCAGAGGAGCGGACCTACAGAATAAAAATAATCTGACCCCTGAAGAGGACCGGGGGATGGTCCGAGGCTGGAGGCCTCTTCCCGAAGGCCCGATCCCCTGCCATCCCGACCCCTCCGATGATCGTCCCCTGGCGGAGGGACCTTTTTTATTTCTTCCCGCTCCATCAGCTTATAAGATCCGGGACCCCTCAGACCCCGATATCAGGGTTGATCCGATGGGGACCGGAATAGATCATCCCCGGACCTATCCCTCGACCTCCTCCGGGACGAGGGCCGACACCCTGGACCCGGAGGAGGGGATCGGACCCCTCCGGCCATGGCCCCATCCAGGACCCGGGGCGGATCGTCGGCGGAATTTCGGTGCCGTATTCATCCCGCCATGCCGCGGACCCAAGCTGATGGTGCCCCCCCATCCCCCGGCCCGCGGCGGGGCTGAGGATCACGGCGTAGCTCCCGGCGTCAGCTCCGCCGAAGATGACGAGCCTCCCGACCCGGATCTCCGACCCCTCCCGGCGGATGGTTTCGATAGAGGCCCGCCCCGCCGCCTCCAGCCCTCCCCCGGGGGCGGGGGGGATCGAACCCCACCCGCCGACGGGGACCATCAGGTCCGCCTCCAGGGTGGTATTCCCACCCTCGGCGGTGAGGTTGATGCGGTCCAGGAGGTAGGATGAGCGGCCGAGGCGGAGGTTTCCACGATAGGCGTATTCCCCCTCCGCCCCCTCGATCTCCGCCCTGATCTCCCCCAGGGTCCGGTTCTCCCCGAGGAGCCTCCGGATTCGGGAGGGGTCGACGCCCCTCACCCTCTCCACCTGGAGCCTCAGGGGCAGGACCTCCTCCTCGTCCCCCAGGGCGAACCCCGCCTCCGAGAGGACTATGGAGATCAGCCCTTTGGGACAATCCATCGGAGGGGGGAGGTCGGAGAGGATGGGGCAGGCCCCCCCAAACCCCCCGCCGCCGGGGATGGGATGGCCGGACCCCAGGGAGGCGAAGAGGATCAGGGCCACCATCCCCACCAGGAGGCCCCATGGGAACGGGTGCCTCATCCTGCGACCCCCTGGGGCACCAGCCAGAGCCTCGGGGACGGCCGCGGTACCGCCGGGATGAAGATCCGCCTCATCTCCCTCCACCCCAGTTGAGCCGCTCCGACAGCTCGATGACGTTCGTCCTTCCCCGTTCCTTCTTGGTCACGATATTCCGCCTCTCCAGGGAGACGATGATCCCGGTGAGGGAGGATTTGGGGATCCCCGTCTCGTACCTGATATCGGCCTGGGTCATCTTCCCCTCGTTCTTCATCAGCGCCTCCAGGACAGACCTCTCCCTATCGGTGAGGGTATCCATCACCGCCGCCATCTCCCCCGAGATCCGAGCCCCCCCCGTGCCGGCAGGGGATGATCCGGGGTCCGGGGGCTCGGTGGGGGCTGAGACCGCCAGGGCCGCCCCGGACGCCTCCTCTGGACCGGCCCCGGCGGAGGCCTCCCCCAGCGGGAGGGGACGGGCCTTACCCCACCCCCCCAGGCTCGCGGCTCCGAGGACGGCGAGGACGACGATCACCGCCCCCGCCAGGAGGAGGCGGGGCCTGGAGGCCCCCACCGGCGGGAGGGATTCCACAGCCGCCCCCCCGCCGCCGACGGGCTGGCGGTACCTTATGGTGGCGGCGGGGCTCGATACGTCGTAGCCGTGGAACTCCACCAGGAAGGACTCGCTGGAGGAGGAGGAGACGAGGTAATCGATCCCCTCGGTGCCGGTGATGTTGGTGAGCTGGACCTTCTCCGAGAGGTAAAAGGTGACGTGATACTCGCCGTAGCTGCCAGCGGCGGATAGACCGATCTCCCAGTCGTCCCCCCTCTTGGCGGTGAGGGAGTTGGTCACGGCGTAGAGCTGGCGGGCCTCCTCATCGTACTGGTATTCGGAACCGTTGAGGAAGGCCAGTCCGTCGATCCTCATGGCGTATCCCGTCACCAGGGCCTTGCCGGCGTCGTCGACGTAAACGTCCAGGACGAGCCCCGCCGCCTCGGAGCCCGCGGCCTCCGCCGCCCAGGAGCCAGAGCTGAGGACGGCTGCCGCGAATGCGAGGAGAAGCACAGGCCATCGGCAGAGCCCCATTATATCCGTCATCAAATCCTTCGCCAACCCCGATCCTGATCGGAATTTGGTGGCCGTATATATTTAAGATTTGGGAAGATCGAAATCGCCGCCGAAGGCCGTAACGGCGCCGGCCCCCCTCAAAAACTGACCCCGGGACGCATAATTCATAAACGATCAGGTCTAAATATGGACGTTCTACATGACGGGGATCTCTCATAGGGCCGGGGCGGGCACCAGGCACCTCCTCGGGCGGGCCTTCCTCCTCCTCCTGATCTCATCCGCCCTCGTCCTCGGGTCGGCGGGGCTGGAGGCGAACGAGTACGGCGAGATCGATGTGGTCCCAGAGGCCGAGCCCTCCGGAGAGGAGGTGACCCCCCCCGCCGCAGCCGTTGATGGGGAAGCTCCGGCCCCGGGCCCCTCCGCCCCGGAGGTGGAGCCGGGAGAAGCGGAGCCGGAGGCTTATTCCGCCTCGGAAGAGGTGGAGAAGACCGCCGAGGCGGTCGTCTACGTCTTCAACCGGGACGACGACGCCCTGAGCATATCCCTCTTCATCGACTCGGAGCTGGTGGGGACCGAGGAGGTCCCCAAGGAGAAGGAGAAGAAGTTCGGGAGCTACGAGCTGGCGGCCGGACCCCACGACTTCAGGATCAGCTGGTGGGACGACGACACCAAGAAGACCCACCGGGAGGACCTGGCGGTGGAGGTGGAGGGGACGACGGCGGTCACCCTATACGCCGCCCAGAACAAGGGGGCGGAGAAGTTCGAGGTCAACGTGATGTTGAGGAACGACAACGACGAGGATCTGGAGGCGTACCTCTACGTCGACGGCGTATACGAGAAGCTGAAGACTGCGAAGAAGAAGAGCACCACCGACTTCGGCAAGTTCGACCTGGAGGAGGGGACCCACGTCCTGGCGGTGAGGTGGCAGGACCCGGCGACGAAGATCGAGTACGAGAAGAGGAAGACGATCCGGATCAGCGGGAAGGAGGCGATCACCTTCTACGCCCCCGCGGGGATGACCTTCGAGGAGGTGGAGGCGAAGGCCGACACCCCGAAGGCCGGCGCCTCCCCTTCTACCGCGAAGACGGTGAGGGAGACGCCCCCGGCGGCTGAGGGGGAGGGGTCCGCAACCCCCGCCGGAGCTGATCCGAAGGCGGAGGCGGCCGAATCCCGAGAGGAGAGGGGAGACGCCGGAAGGACGGAGGCGACCGGCTCCCCGGAACCCGACCGGGAGGCGGCCTCGAGCCCCGCAGGGTCGACCTTGGTCGTATCCGCCGCGGCGGCGATCCTGGCCATCTACATCCTCTTCTTCAGGCGTTGATTCCGATGAGAGCCCTCCTGGCATATCTTCTCCTGGCATCGATGATCGGGACGGCGGTGGAGTGGGGGGACCGGGCGGAGGGGGAGCTCCATTGGGGAGAGGCCCTCTCCATCGGAGGCTATAGCCTGGAGGTGGCGGACTTCACCCCCGAGGAGAGGACGCCGAGGATGGTGATGCTCCACCTCCGGAAGGGGGACGAGCTGATCGCCACCCGAGCCCTGGGGCCGGGGGAGAGCTTCTCCTTCGATGACGTGGTGATGGTGAGGGCCGAGGAGGTGATGATGAGAGACTACCTCCTGGACGGATCGGCGGAGCCCCGGGCCCGGGTCGCCCTCATCCTCCGGGCGGTCCCCGACCTCACCGTCCGGGTAGTACCGAAGGAGGAGGCTTACCGGGGAGGGGATCGGGCGAGGCTCGAGGTTGAGGTGGAGAACGTCGGGATGGCGGCGGCGGAGGAGGTCGAGCTGGAGGTGGCCTTCGGCCCCGGGATCCCCTCGGCGAGGCATTCGATATCCAGCCTCGCCCCGGGGGAGGTCTGGGACGAGGACCCTTCCACCCGGGAGGTCGAGCCCCTGAGGGTGAGCTTCAGAGGGCCGCCGGTGGCGGGGCCCCAGGAGCTCCGGGTCGAGGCGAGGGCCCGTTACCTCGACCCCGAGGGGGGGGTCCACGAAGCGGTGGGCGGGACGAGCCTCGAGATCTTCGGCCCCCTCCGGGTCTTCAAATACGCTGAGGAGGAGGTCCGGTTCGGCGAGGAGAGCTACGTCCACCTCTCCGTCAGCAACACCGGCCCCAGGCCCCAGGAGGTGGTCCTCACCGACTCGGTGGGCCGAGACTTCCTGACGGGGGCCACCCTGGAGTGGAGGATGACGGTCCCCCCGGGGGAGAGCGAGGGGGCGAGCTACACCGTCACCGCGAAGAGGCCGGGGGAGGGGCAGGCCCTCCCCCCGGCGGAGGCGACCTACTCCGTCGACGGGAAGGGGTACCGGGTGAGGTCGATGGCCCCCGTCGTCGACGTCGTCGGACCCCTGGTGGAGGTGGAGAAGAGGGCCTCCACCTCCAGGGTCGGGGTGGGGGAGGAGGTGACGGTGACGGTGACGGCGAAGAACGCGGGGAACCGGAGGGCTAAGGCCTCCCTCCAGGAGACGGTCCCCCCCTGGGCGACCCTCGTCGGGGGGGAGACGGAGCTCTCCCTCCTCCTCCTGCCGGGGGAGGAGGCGGCGATCGTCTACAACCTGTCGTGCCCGGAGCCGGGGAGCTTCACCATCCCGGCCACCACCGTCTGCTACCGGGACGACCGGGGGACCGCCTGCACCCTCGAGTCCTCGCGGCTGAGGATCACCGTCGAGGAGGAGGAGGAGGCCACCGCCGAGGAGGCACCTGGGCGGGAAGAGGGGCGTGATCCCCCCTCCGCCGGGCCGCAGACCGCCCCCGGATCCGGAGGGGGGTTCCTCTGGGCCGTCCCCGCCCTGATCCTGATGATATTCATCGCCTTCGATCGATATATTTAGAGCTGAATTGAATGGACGGCTTGGTGAGGATGGGACCGGACGATCTTGGATGGGATGGGGCGTCCCCAGAACGCCCCCGGAGGCTTGCAGCCCTGGTGGGGGCAGCTCTCCTCCTCCTCCAGCCCGCCCTCGGCCAGGCCCCGGACCTCCTCTGGGAGAAGGCCTTCGGCGGCCCGGGGGAGGAGAGGGGGATCTCCCTCCAGGAGACGGCCGACGGCGGGATCATCGTCGCGGGCTACACCACCTCCCGGGGGGGCGGCGGCCGGGACCTTTGGCTGGTGAAGACCGACTCCGAGGGGGAGCTGGAGTGGGATAGGACGATCGGCGGCCCTGGGGACGAGGAGGGGTGGGCGGTCCTGGAGGTGGAGGACGGGTACGTGGTGGCGGGGGTCTCCTCCTCCGGGGAAGGCGGCGGAAGAGACCTCCTCCTCCTCAAGACCTACTCCGACGGCTACGAGAGGTGGTCGAAGACCTTCGGGGGGGCGGGGGACGGACTGGGGGGTCGGCCCTGGTGAAGACGGAGGGGGGATACCTCGTCGCCGGGTCCACCACCTCCCGGGGCTCGGGGGGGTCCGACGGCTGGATCCTCCTCGCCGACCCCGACGGGAACCCGGATTGGGAGGTCGCCATCGGCGGGTCCAAGAACGACGGCCTCTCCTCGATCCTGGAGGTGGCGGACGGTTACGTCGCCGTCGGGACGACCGAGTCCTACGGGGGGGGAGGCAAGGACGTCTGGCTCGTCAAGACGGACCGGGAGGGGGCGAGGATCTGGGAGAAGACCTTCGGAAAGGGCGGCGACGAGAGGGGAAACTCCGTCCTGAAGGTGGCGGACGGCTACCTCATCGTCGGGACGACGGCCTCTGAGGGGTCGAGCGGGAGGGACCTCCTCCTCCTCAAGACCGACCTCCAGGGGGAGAAGGTCTGGGAGGAGACGATGGGGGGACCCGGGGAGGACGGGGGCTGGCAGGCCCTGGAGGCGGGGGGCGGCCTCGTCGTCGTCGGCTACACCCGGGGCGCCGCCGATCAGGACGTCTGGCTCCTCTCGGTCAGCTCCGCCGGCGAGAAGGTCTGGGATGCGACCTTCGGGGGGCCGGGCTTCGACCTGGGGAGGGCCATCGTCCCGACGGGCGACGGGGCGATGGCGATGACGGGCTGGACGGAGTCCCGGGGATCGGGGGGCCAGGACCTCTGGCTCGGAAAGACCGAGGCGGTGGATTGACGGGCCGACCCCCCGGGAGGGGGAGAGGGGCGGCCCCGGGGGACGAGGTCTACGAGCCGGCTGAGGACTCCCG
The sequence above is drawn from the Methanothrix harundinacea 6Ac genome and encodes:
- a CDS encoding C1 family peptidase, giving the protein MKTIREEISKKLYPWSAGKTSISELSDDKRKAYLGLATDEKDMAMMATARVEEDALMASEGLRFAYLTSWNWRNVGGVDWTTPVKDQKGCGSCVSFATSAVVEANLEIFRRNPYLNPNLSEADLFFCGCGKCCASGWNFPPALDYAKSKGIPDDACYPYTDKDQPCKPCADRAKRIIKIQGWRSLSTASQAKEWICRHGPVITGMAVYTDFFSYRGGVYRHASGRLEGYHAIAVVGYSETEQCWICKNSWGTGWGEGGWFRIRYGECGIGSTFPFYTVEFPALNDDVIMPKTGKVVAKLKSKSAAFENEFRLYSPTNKLIFKAADSQVGKTFDVGTFSAGQKLIFALKTPDGNTYYTTHAWNKDACDHVIKVQTGNYKWELRWEDLYGLGDQDYNDVVAEIEIK
- a CDS encoding beta-CASP ribonuclease aCPSF1, with the translated sequence MSVEEVLLELKRRVQTKLPPNINVTGIEFEGPELVIYTDDPRRLADDGEIVRSLAKDLRKRVVVRPDLKVLADPEGAVKKIQQVVPPEAGLTNYYFDGETGEVVIEAEKPGLVIGRHGATLREITKLIGWTPKVVRTPPVRSSTIANTKEYLRSVQSERKEILKTIGRRIHRDVASKDQWVRITTLGGCREVGRSCMLLSTPESKIIVDCGVNVGSDDSATPYLYVPEAYPLNQIDAVVLTHAHLDHAGLVPMLYKYGYEGPIYCTPPTRDLFVLLQLDYIDIAGREGKRMPYESAMIREALKHTITLNYGDVTDIAPDTKLTMHNAGHILGSSICHFHVGDGLYNVAFTGDFKFEKTRLFDPAVHTFPRLETLVMEATYGGSNSTQPSRKEAEGRLLKVVRDTIKRGGKVIIPAFAVGRSQEVMIALEEAIRKKSLEEISVYLDGMIYEATAIHTTYPEYLNNELRDLIFHKGINPFLSECFVQVETSSQRSKIVDGDPCVVLATSGMMNGGPILEYLKALGPDERNTLVIVGYQAEGTLGRRIQKGWNEIPLSAEGKTQTVKINLEVVTVDGFSGHSDRNQLMDYVRRVYPKPSRVITNHGDESNCLDLASSIYKKHRIPTMAPMNLETVRLV
- a CDS encoding DUF5814 domain-containing protein; the protein is MPIAVLARAEKGRVLILPLRGGVTLFEGHLRLQDTPKGPRPKKFLINKDGDERYLQPDDLVRLLRKAGAIYVARGDPSLEAKFLEFLDGYQIPHRKVSICHHCLSEKRSFTPLDGKAVRHKGGLICERCALEELQREADFRHLGRAAKVHMARLLLRRRDLDEVLGLLALDRLEADLTKFDEIPAEREENPMAVEALDLPPELKSFLLGRTKSLLPVQAKAIRMGLLEGKNLLVVSATATGKSLVGEMAGIKNFLEGRGKLLFLVPLVALANQKYDQLSLYRDLGARAAIRVGVSRIKLGKAKRMNQDLNSEIIVGTYEGIDQLLRTGRGLGRVGTVVIDEVHMLEEKERGHRLSGLIARLRFSYPAAQFIYLSATVGNPAALAAQLGSDLVDYQVRPVALERHLIFAEFREKRGLLRRLVREAASKTSSTGYRGQTIIFTNSRKNCNSLALAIPNSAAYHAGMQYDQRRKVEALFAEGKVDAVVTTAALAAGVDFPASQVIFDSLAMGIEWLSVHEFNQMLGRAGRPGYHDRGIVYLLPEPGKKYQGGKGEAEDEVALRLLRGAMEDVLPEYGEEEQLEEVLANAGVAKSREELVRLHRLTIGLDDLGSSLAALEEADLLRGISPTRIGRAASAHFLTPEEVVVIRKGLAEGKGALDIAVDLERFDDLYLKAAERISATLRMQVSSRALHGSVMDLLSSEDLTKLDPKLREELLSFAKDFTRCGCRDSPYCGCPERGASLKILELRAEGMSPSRIIQEFTDSYGIYAYTGDLINYLDAIVRRLEAIEEMARVLGKKETAAEARRLRVRVEG
- a CDS encoding ArsR family transcriptional regulator, whose translation is MGKRTRIINDPSDLVPLLLAFGSEVHKRVFEELCEEWRTEVELAEIMSDERGVHRSLELLKKSGLVETKWKMPKPGESPEKEYHSSYSRVQANFVCPLEDLSELIYLTSMSDDELREKTERIQRLVANGNTSLTNLSRELNLSQAFIRGAAKRAEGLAVRGQRIELSKEEG
- a CDS encoding DUF7839 domain-containing protein encodes the protein MVDVLQSKRDSSRFQILVEIAANQPNVRQKEVAERLGVTPQAISEYIKDLVADGLVISDGRMRYRITKEGVEMLLESAAELKRYARYVMEEIISHVSVWGAIADVDLAEGETVSLEMRGGLLYAGRKEGVEASGVTIAEARAGEDVGVSNLRGLISLKEGKVTVCKVPRVQMGGSRNVDLEALARIARDGEMVGALGIESLVALRKVGREPDVFFGAKESAVESAFHGVSSVIVCVDEQVPNLMGRLEGEGLKYELVDLTVG